The following DNA comes from Alphaproteobacteria bacterium HT1-32.
TGTTATCCGGTCCGGTTTCAATGGCGCTGGTGAAGATATCTGCCGTGCCATGCGTGAACTGACTTTCCTTGATCTTGCAGATTACCCTGCGATCCGGAAAACGGCGGGCGATATCCTGCACTGCCTCGATATAGCGATCAGCCTGCAGATCGTGAGACATATAAGCGATGATGTCATTCGGACGCTGGTCTCCGAGGCGATGCAGCAAGTCACGTGGTAACCCGATCGATCCGATACCGACGATCCCGGTATCGGGCGAGAAACTGCTGGCATAGAAAGTTTCGAAGAATTTTCGTGTGAACGTAAAGTACAGATCAAAATCAAGATAACGGAACACCGGCGAGATACGGTTCGTTGTCGGCAGGCCATGGCCGATCCCCAGCGACCTGACACCAATGCGGCGTAATTCGCCGGTCCGGATCACATGCTCGCCATTGTAATCATCACGCGCCAGAAAGTTTTTCAGTTCAAACCGGTTGAACAGTGCCCGAAACACGATGCGCCAGTGTACCAGCGTTACGATCCGGCGATATAGTGACGGTGAATGCCCGCCAAACCGGCAGAATATCCGTGTCTGGTCACGCAGCAGCAACCACAGCATCCCCGGCAACTGAACCAGCGGGATAACCCCGTCCGTCACCAGACAGTGATCCATACTGCCGATTCTGTCCCGGTACAGATCCTGAAACTGCTGTGTCCGGAAGACGATCAGACACTCACTGTCATCATTCACCATCTCGCGGGTGACATAGAGATGGCGCAGCACCTGCAGCAGATCAGCACCCAGAAAGTAAGCCTTCCGGACTGGCTGGCGGAGGACCAGATGACGCAGCATCCAGACAACCGAAAACAGAATACCCGACAGCCAGACCCCTGCATTCAGCAACCTGCTGCCTTGCCACGGACGGGGAGCCGCGAAGGTGACTGGCCTGTCTGAATAGGCTTCGACGAATGCTTTCAGTTCGGGAAGCAGTCCAAAAACACGGTCTGCAGGATCAAGATCACGCAACGCCAGCACCAGCCAGTGAAGATCAGCGTAATGGGTACAGATTCTGTGACGTGCGGCCTGCGCATAATCCGGTATGCGTTTGTCCAGGTCACGCATACCGAAGAAGGCCTCCTGCGCCGGCTCCAGCTTCATATAGGCGTCGGTATAAAATCCGTAGGCCTCAACGCCACCCTGCTTCTCCTGAAACCTGACCCAGTCCGGATGAATATCAAAGGCATCACCGGTCTTGCCACGCACTGTCAGCCAGCCGCAAAGACGGTTCATCCAGCCCCGGTTCGCTCCGACCAGCGGCCAGACAGACAGTACAACCGGCGTCCTGCCAGTGAAGGCCAGATAAAGCAGCCGCGGCACCAGCAGTTCGTTCAGGATGAAATAATCACGGGTCATAAAGTCAGAATCTTTTTCATCCAGAGGGGCAACCAGAACCGGCTGGTCTGCATGTTGAATTTCTTGATCGCTGTAACGGCCGCCTGAACCTCGTCGCGCTGCCACCAGTCCTCAAAGGTTGCGGCCCGTTCATTGAGCGCCTGCGCTGCCTCCTGCCCCGTATCGAACAGCAGACCGACACGCCGCAATTCATCAAACATCGGCTTCGCATCTTCATCGATCGGCCAGTGCAGATCTTTCCAGAAGCCAATAACCGGCGTTCCGGCAACCAGCGCCTGATAGAATGTCAGACCGGGATGGTCGACCACCATCACGCGACAGCTTCGGGACACCCGGTAAAATTCCAGCTGCTCCGATATCTGCCGGACCCCGGGAAATTCCTTCCGGAAATAATCGGCGTCCCGCGCCGCATGATCGACTTGCCGGTAGGGACGGTACAGCAGATCTGATGCCAGATCTGCCGAAACAGACCGGATGAACCCTGCCCGGTCAGCCCGGCGGTCATGACAATGCAGTTCGCCATTCGAGATCAGCCGGGTCGGGAGAAACGGCACAATGCTCGACACCAGCAGAATGGCATTGCCGGATCTTCGATGACTGTTAAGCCAGGGTGCAAGCTGCGGTGCCGGGAAAGGTTCAAACCGCCCGGCATAATCGCCATGCCGCCGCCATCCCCAGGTCAGGAAAGCATGCTGATTGTACTCGATCATGCTCCCGAGATTATAGGCCCGGGCGAGACCGTAATTGCAGCCATGCTGAAGGTGAATCAGTCCTTCACCCTGATCAATCCGGTGCGCAACCTCAAACAACCTGTCCGCCGACATCTGATAGGAAATTGTCTTGATACTGAGCCGTCCCCTGCGGGTCCGTATCTTCCGGGCGGCAGCATCGTTACGCGCAAACTCATCGCCGCAGGGAAGCAGCAGAGACTGTTCCAGCACCCTTACCAGATAGTCATAAAATTTTTCACCGACCCTCTCTCTGAGGGCTGGATCGAATCTGGCCCTGTGGCTGTGAATTTTTTTCCTCGCCGGAATAACTTCAAGCCAGAGATTCAAGATGGCATGCGCTGCGGCACTCAGCAGTTTAGTCGTCAGATTATACTCGCTGCCCATATTGCCGATCTCACAGCGCCCGAGCTTCACGGTCTGGTAAATACGTTGCAGCCGCGAAAAATTTTGCCCGTTATCCGCCGCCTCATCCCGGGTATCTACCGGTGAATTCTGACGCAAGACCCGTTGCCCGCCGACCGTTTCCAGAGCCAGGGCCAGCAGCCATGCGTTATATCGCCGATCACAAATACCACGGCGGTACATATCGCCGATACTGGTAAACCGCCATGTTGTCTCCCCGGGCGGCGCCATCACTGAGAGCTTGTCTCCCTTCGCCTGTCGCAGCAGATATTCAGCCTCCTGATAACGCATCCACGCCATCTGAACCGTCTCCAGCACCCACCGGATCAGCAGCAAATACCAGAATTCCGGTGATCGGTCAGATCCATGTCGTTCCTTCAGCCGCTCGGCAAAAAGAGCTGTCAGACTCTCTGCGATTTCTCCGGTCAGACTGTCTGCACCGGCGATTTCTTCAACTGTCGTGACCGGAATGAAGAATTCGTAATCTTCCCAATCAGGCCATGCCGCTTCCTGACCGGCCAATATCCATGGCCCGGGAATCAGATCAGTAGCCGGGTCAAAATCATCCGGAATGATGTCGCAGATAACCCGGCGGACCTTCAGCCCTGTCTTGGCAGACTGAGTATTTGACGCCACCTTCAGCATCCAAGCCTGACATGATGATAGAGCCTCAGCTCCGCGCCAAAACTGAGTTTGAAATAGCCACGCATCGGACTGTTGACACCTTCGAGGTCAACTTCCCTGACGTCTTTCGCAAGAGCACAGAATGCATCCCACAGCACAGCCGTGCCGGTGTGACCGTCACGCAGGGCAGGGTCGTTCGCACCATAGAGATAGTAAGCGCGACGTGCATCCAGACCAAAGACAGCGATACTGCCGGGCTGTCCGCTTGCCGTTCGAGAGACAAACATGCGCAAAAGCCCTGCATCGGCCAGAGCGGCCATAGTGCCGGACACTTCCTTCGTTGTTGGCTCCGGCGTCAGTCCCTGACGTTCGAAAACAGCCTCGTAGAATGATTCGAACAGGCCGAGATCAACTTCTTCAACAGTCGTTACGCCGGCCTTGGCCGCATATCTGATTTCCTGTCGGCGGCTTTTGTTTGCCAGTTTGTAAACCGGGTTATCATTCAGAGGGCCGGCTGCATCCGCGCCTGTTATATCCAGATAGGCAGTATAGCGCAGGTCACAGTCATATTTAGGGCCATCAGACCCGTAATTATGCCACAGGAATGGACGAAGATCGGGTAAATCGGGGTGTGTTGACAAAGCAATCGCAGAAAACTTTTCCGGCAATTCGGCAGCGATAAAACTCAGTACCCTGAACTCTTCCGACAAAGCCTGGGCCCGGTTCTGCTGAGGATCCGGACCTGCCAGCATCGGACCACTGTGAATGACAAGCTCGTGCAGATCAGTACGCGCATCCGATGTTTCCATCAGCAGAACAGCTGCCTTCGGCTCATTTTTCTTGAGAACATAAAACGGCCGGAAACAGCCCGTCAGAGCCGACAGAAAAACCTGCTGACAAAACAATGTGCCCTGAGGTGAGCTATCGACAAACTGGTCCCAACTGTCATCCAGTTGAGCCGCTTCGAGACGATAGTCCGTCAGGTCCATCATGCCGCCGCGATAGAAATTCTTGGTATCTGCGCCGCTCATTTAGATAACTTCGTCTTCCGTTTTACAGCAGGCTTTCGGGCACCTACCGGTCTCGCCGGAGTACCAGCCAGGCTGACGTCACTGACATCTATCTCACCGGTGCAGACCGAATTCGCCCCGACCTGTGTATAATCACCCAGCTTGCAACCACCGATTGCAATAGAACCGGCCCACATGGTCACATGATTACCTAGTTCAGGTACTCTGCCCCGCCTGTCTGAGCCGATTGTCACGTTCTGGTAAATTCGACAGAATTCACCGAGTTTGGCATTGTCATGGATGACGATGCCGCCGTAATGAACAAATTGCAGTCCGGCACCGGCTTCGACGGTGATGGGCATTTCAATGCTGAAAAAAGCGCAGTTCAGCGTATGCCAGATACGCGCGGGTATCAGCAACGCCCGCCGCCACAGGCTGTTCCCGGAAGCGAGTGCACGACATATACGATAGGTAATGTTGACCGACAGCTGAGGTTGCGTCACCCAGCTGTTGAACCAGCCTTTATTATAATAGACGAGCATATCAACCCTGAGCCGCTCAAGCTCGGAATTCCGCGGCATTCTCTCCGTCAGCACATCATTCAGTGTTGTTATCGCAACCCGGGGCGCCGAAGCACTAATCCATGTCTGAATCTCGCGAAAGGCAATGGATGCAATGATAACGATCGTTTCCGAGCCCAGACCGCGTAAATAGTCCGGCTTGTGAACATCTTTTCCCAACAGCTTGTCTTCACTGTAGTAGCTGTCGACAAAGCAATCTATACGATCACCCAGCAGGCTATAAGCCGTCTGTCCGCTTGAACCGGTCCCCCAGACAATAACATTCTTATATGCGGAAAAACCGGCACTTATGTTTTTTTTGGTTTTGGACCGGTACACTTCACTCATCCTCCGGTTCGGCATCGCCTGCATAAACAAAGCGGCGACCGCATATCACCGTCTGCAGGCGGTTTTTATAGGAGGGGGCATGAAAGCATCGAATCCGGTATTCCAGTTCAGCCGCATCAATATCTGCTGGAATCTGACAGATCTTGATAAAATCAGCACGCTTGCGATATCGGTCCGCAGACCATTGCCGGTCAATGGGTTCAAGATTGCCCGCGAGGATATCGTCCAGCCGCCTGAACAGTAATGCCAAAGCCATATTTTCGGACTGCCGGTCAATATCAGCTGGCAGACTGTCATCCGGAAGCTTCTTCTCGACCACGTCCAGAATAGCACCGGCATCAACTTTCCGCGTCATTCGGTGCAGTGTCGCCCCGGAAACAAAGGTACCGTCATAAATCGTCCAGTGCTGCGGATCCTGTCCGGGATGCTGTGGTGTCGACGGATGGATGTTATAGGCCTGTTTCGTTCTTGCGAGATGCTCATCCCGGAAGACAAAAGGGTTAAGAAAAGAGATAATAATGTCCGCTTCCGGCGCTTCCGCATTATAGGCGTCGCGGGCAGCCTGATCGGTCAGCGAGAACCGCCGCCATTCAACATCACCCCGGAGACCGGTACATCCGTCGAATGCGGCGTCAGAAATCGCTTTGTTTCCTGAAAAGAAATGAACCTTCATTTCGCTATCTCCCCTCGCCTGTTTCCAGCAACAGTCCGTTCTCGGCAAGAGCCGGTATATGCTCTGCCAGACGCGCGACCGTTGAGTCGTTTCGCTCGGCAATTTCAATCAGGTCCGTGTTGCCGTCAGCATAGGCCAGCAGGGCCATCCGGTCGTAAAGCGCGGTTTCCTGATGCGTCCGGTCACCCAGATTCGGATAAAGGCCGCGTGGGCCCAGTTGCGGTTCACAGGGAACTGTTGCCCGATAGGTCCGGTTGGCTTCCAGTGTCGTGATAATCTCGACATACAGGTCATAAGAAGCCTGCATATGTTCCGGCCGGACAAAATCAAGGTCGTCCAGTGACGTATGATATTCCGGATAGTCGTGATATTTCGAGCGCAGGACAGAAGCCACCGGCAGTTCAACACCGGGCGAGCAATACTGCCGCTCGTCACTGGCCCGGCGGGCATAGGTCCAGTGCTTGAACGGCTCTTCCCGTGAGTTCAGCACATGCAGAGCCGCCCGGTCTGCCAGAGTATCCCCGGTACGACTTTCCAGAAACGTCGCCTGATCCGGACCGCCGACGCAATTGACCACATATCCGGCACGCACATTGCGGCGCAATGTTTCCAGGTGACGGCTGATATAGGCAATCGAGCCGATGGTCTCCGGCACAATGACAATGCGATAGCTGTAGCGCCGCTGTGGCAGATCCATCAGATAACGCGCCAGCCAGGTTGTCAGTACCGGGCCGGAAAGTTCGTTATTCGCCATCGACGGATGGCAGGAATAACTCGACAGCAGAATTTCCTCGTCACTGTCGCCGGGGATCAGAAGATCGGCGTAAGTGAGGCTGCCCGCATCATCCAGCGTCGTATCAACAACCGCCCGATAGGTATCTTCCGGCATCTGGTCGAGCTGCTTCTGGGTCAGACAGAATCCCCAGTAGCGGCGGTAGTAGGATGTAACATAGGGAATCGCATCCGGCAGGTCGGGCAGCGCGTGCAGATGTTCTTTCAGTTCCGTCAGTGACAGGGTCACATCCACCGGTTCGCTGTAGCCGACCAGATGCAGGTTGTTGACCTGAAAATCGATGACCCGTTCACCGGCGGAATTTTCCACCCAGGCATCCCGCACGATCCATTCCGGCGGCACCGTCCAGTCAAAGCATTTTGTACCGCTGGGGACTTCATGCAGGGTGAAAGGCACGAAATCCGCAAACCGTGACAGGGTCTGGCGCAGCCCCGGGCCGGTCAGACTGCGGCAGATTGGAAACAGTTCCGTCATCAGCGCGTGCATCGCTGTGCCTGCGTTATCGGTCACATCCGTCATCCTACTGGCCTTTGGCCGCATCCAGCCGCATGACACGGCTCAGGGAACACACGATCCGCAGGTTTGATTGCAATGCCCTGCCAAATCTGGGGCGATCAACACGCCGGTTGCCGCTGACCGGGATTTCATGAAAGCGGGTTCCCCGGCGGATCGACTGAACGGCAAGTTCCGTTCCGACACCACCGACATGGTCGAAACCGCCATTCTGGCGATACAGATCAAGATGGTATCCCTTCATGCCGCACAGCGCGTCAGAGACACCGTAACGCCAGCGGAACAGCAACCCCATGATGCTTTCGGCAAGACGCTGGCGACGCGGACGAACCCCCAGAACCAGTGGTACATCCTCATCAATCAGCAGGCGCCTGAATTCACCAAGCAGGGCCGGGTCATGTTCGCCATCCGCATCCATGGTCACGACGGCCTTCGCGCCGGATTCACTGGCGGCAGCACAGCCGTCACCCAGACTGGCCTCGTAACCGCAGGAGGTTTCATGGCGTACAACCACGGCCCCTGCCGCACGGGCGACATCACCTGTACCGTCGCCTGATCCGTCATCGACAACAAAAACCTGACCAAATGCCGTTGCCGCCTTCACAACCGGACCGATGGTCGCTGCCTCGTTCAGTGCCGGAATTACGATGGCGAGTTCAGGTCGGTCCATCGAAGATGGTCTCCTGCTGGAATGTCCCGGGTCGCAGTCCGCCCGACCACATCAGGCTGCCGATAAGGGGCCAGGCCATCTTCCGGACAGGGACGCAAGGCTTCCAGATGGTCATCCGTCAACACTGTTCCTGCCGGAATATCCGTTTTCGCCCGCAGCGCCCGCCGCTGAATGACAACAGTTTCCTGTTCATTCGCCTCAACCCGCTTAACGCCGTCACCGAGTGCATATTCCAGCTCGCGCGTGCGGTCGATCATCTCGCGCCATGTCGCCGGATTCATGGCGAAATGGTGGTCAGGACCAACCCGGCTGTTATCGTCAGTGTAGTGTTTTTCGACGATCCGGGCGCCCAGCGTCACCGCCCCCAGCACTGTCGCATGGCCGAAAGTATGATCGGACAGGCCGAGCACCATACCCGGCCAGTGCAGGGCATAGCTGCGCAGCACATTGAGATTGATGTAGCGATAGTTCTCCAGATCACCGGTGTAGTTGGTGTTGCACTGCATCAGGCAGATCTGGCTGTTATGCTGCAGGATCGTCTCCACCGCGCCCTCGACTTCCGCCATCGAGGTCGCCCCCGTCGCCAGCATGACCGGCTTGCCTTTCGACGCGATGCGCGCCAGCGAAGCCGGCCAGGTGATATCACCCGAGCCGACCTTGTAGCCGGGAATGACGTCGGCGAAGGCATCGATGGCTTCAAAATCGTAGGGCGTCGTCATGAAATCAATACCGGCGTCCCGACAGGTCTCAACCAGCATGTCGGTCCAGTCGCGGGGGCAGTGATACTGCTCATAGACTTCATAGACCGATTTTTCCCAGGTCGACTGGTGGCTCTGCTGTCCGCCCATGTTGCGGAAGCCGTAATCCGAGACGATATCCTTGGCCAGAAAGTGCTGGAACTTCGCACAGTCCGCACCCGCCTCCTTGGCGGAATAGATCAGCGCCTTCGCCCGTTCCGGGTCGCCGTCATGATTGGCCGCCAGATCAGCAATGAAATAGGTCGGCTGATCCGGCGCAATTTCACGGTTGCCCATCTTCAGGCTGGTATCATATCGCATTGCGCTGTGCTCCTGCTTCAATAATGGCATCTAGAACTTCCGGCAGGTCCGGCATCGGATATCCCAGCAGGCTTTCAGCCTTTGACACATCCAGCCCCAGACTTTCGGCCCGCCGTACCGGCAATTCCGACACGCTGCCGGTTCTGGCCTGCGTCAGGCGGCGACCAAGCCGGCTCGCAAGTTCTTCAATCAGACGTTTCTTCGAATACACATCCCGGGAGCCGATATTGAAGAGACCCTGCGCACCGTGATCGGCAAGGTCGAAAATCGACTGCGCCGCATGATCAACATCAATCGACGAAACAAAGGAATCATCAAATAATGTTACCGGACGATCCTTCAGAATGATATCCAGCGCCCATTCGGTGAAGGTGGGTTTCGTCCATCCCCTGAAACCAAGGATATTGGTGCGGACAACCAGTCCCTCCGCCTGCGCCATGACCATCGCCTCTCCGGCAAATTTGGTCCGGGCATACTCATTCAGGAAACAGACCGGATCAGTCTCGGAATGCCGTCTGTCACCGTCACCGGAGAAATAGTGATCCGTCGAAATATAAATCGGCCGGGCCCCGGTCCGCGCGGCATGTTCAGCTATCACCCCCGGCGCACGAGCATTGATGGCCCAGGCCCTCTCCGGTTCCTGCTGGCACTGCCCGATATCGATAATCGCGGCCGCATTGATGACCACCGCCGGGCGTACCCGGTCAATCACGTCACCAACCGACGCATCATCGCTGATATCAACTGTGGCATCCGCGCCATGTCGCGCCGCCCCCGTCACGGACAGCCCGCGTGCAGCAGCGGCAGAAACCAGCGCCTGACCAAACAGGCCGGTCGAACCGAATATCAGAACATCTGTCACGTGGCGGCTCTCGGCCAGAGCGCCGGATTGACCACGATGTCAGGCGGTGTTTCGAGATTGCGGATCATCGAAATGAATTTATCAGGCAAGGCCTCATCTTCAAACAGGGCGAGATTGCGTTGCAACTGCATGCCGTCATCGCAACCGATCACCAGCCTGACATCCGGAAAACGTTGCCGGACATAGCCCACTGATGCAGTCAGCGGATTGACCCCGTTCAGCCGGCAGATATCGCGAACGCCCTGCAACCAGGGCTGCATGAACGCCAGTCTTTCCGGAGTCTTCAGCGGGTCTGCCAGCAACAGTCCCTGCAGGAAGACACTGCGGACATGAACTTCACAGCCAGCAGCAATCGCTTTATCCATCAGGCCGCTGGTTTCCAGCCCCCGGTCCAGCAGGTTGAATGGCGCCTGAATGATGTCGATACCATCTGATTCCAGCGCCTGCCGGAATTGGTCCTGAGTATAGACCGAAACACCAATACGCTGTGTCAGTCCGGCGTCCTGCGCATCACGAAGTCCGGCACCTGCTCCGTCATTCCAGTCATAAACGACAGCCGGGTCATGATACATGCAGCCATAAAGCGGCTGCCCCAATTGTCTGACACTCTCCTGACAGGCGACAAGCACAGCCCCCCGGTCGCGATGATCAACGTCGGGGGAGATCTTCGAGATGATGCTGAACTGCCAGTCCGGGTTTTCACCCAGCACTTGTCCGATGATTTCCTCGGACCGGCCATAAGCCTGCGCCGTATCCAGCATCTGCACACCAGCCCGCGCCGCCGCAGCCAGCACTTCACGCCCGTCCGCCGGCGCATCATGGGCGTTGGTTGCACCGTAGGTCATCCCGATCTGGACAGTACCCAGCACGAAGGCCGGGCTCGCACCAGACAGCATCAGGCGTCCTTACCCGACGCTTTCAGCATCTCGCGCAGTTCATCAGAAGTCAGAATCCAGGGATTGGTTCCCGAATTATATTCGAAATCGTCAGCAACCGCCTTCCCGCCTTTCTCCTCTGTGAACCCCTTGCGGCTCCAGAACTGGAAGTTCGGCTCAATGACGTAATAATCTTCAAATTCGATGGTGTTCCGGGCATCTTCCAGCGGCACCATGACCTCATGCAGCTTCTCACCCGGGCGAATGCCGACATTCTCGATACCGCAATCCGGCAACATCGAGCGGGCAAGGTCGACCACATTCATGGAGGGCAGCTTCGGCACGAAAACTTCCCCGCCGATCATCCGCTGCAAACTGTTGAGCACAAAATCAACGCCCTGCGGCAGGGTAATCCAGAACCGCGTCATCCGCGGGTCGGTGACCGGCAGGGTTGTCGCACCTTCATCAATCATTTTCTGCCAGAAGGGCACCACGGACCCGCGACTGCCCATCACATTGCCATAACGGACAACAGAGAACCGCGCGCCGCCCTTTCCGGACAGGTTGTTCGCCGCAACGAAAATCTTGTCCGATGCCAGTTTGGTCGCCCCATACAGATTGATCGGATTGGCGGCCTTGTCGGTCGACAGCGCCAGAACGGTTTTGACACCGGTATGAAGTGACGCATTGACGACATTTTCGGCACCGTGAATGTTGGTCTTGATACATTCAAACGGGTTGTATTCTGCCGCCGGCACCTGCTTCAGCGCGGCCGCATGAATGACGACATCAATACCACGCATTGCCATTTCCAGACGGCTCTGGTCGCGGACATCACCGATGAAATACCGCATTGCCGGAAACTTTGATTCCGGGAATTCCTGCTGCATTTCAGATTGCTTCAGCTCATCCCGGCTGAACACCACAAGCCGTTCCGGCTGGTAGTTGTCGAGGACACGTTTGACGAAGGCACGACCGAACGAACCGGTCCCGCCAGTGACAAGAATATGCTTATCGTTGAGCATCTATTACCATCTGCAGATTATCAAAAGGATGTTGTGAACGTCAGGCAGGCATGAAGCCGCAGGCATCATTCCCCGGCGGCGGCGGTCAGATCAGGTTTTTCAACCTGCTGGTCCTGCCGGAAACCATAGGAGGCACCATACAGCGCGGCTTTGTC
Coding sequences within:
- a CDS encoding sugar nucleotide-binding protein, with the protein product MAESRHVTDVLIFGSTGLFGQALVSAAAARGLSVTGAARHGADATVDISDDASVGDVIDRVRPAVVINAAAIIDIGQCQQEPERAWAINARAPGVIAEHAARTGARPIYISTDHYFSGDGDRRHSETDPVCFLNEYARTKFAGEAMVMAQAEGLVVRTNILGFRGWTKPTFTEWALDIILKDRPVTLFDDSFVSSIDVDHAAQSIFDLADHGAQGLFNIGSRDVYSKKRLIEELASRLGRRLTQARTGSVSELPVRRAESLGLDVSKAESLLGYPMPDLPEVLDAIIEAGAQRNAI
- a CDS encoding N-acetylneuraminate synthase; protein product: MRYDTSLKMGNREIAPDQPTYFIADLAANHDGDPERAKALIYSAKEAGADCAKFQHFLAKDIVSDYGFRNMGGQQSHQSTWEKSVYEVYEQYHCPRDWTDMLVETCRDAGIDFMTTPYDFEAIDAFADVIPGYKVGSGDITWPASLARIASKGKPVMLATGATSMAEVEGAVETILQHNSQICLMQCNTNYTGDLENYRYINLNVLRSYALHWPGMVLGLSDHTFGHATVLGAVTLGARIVEKHYTDDNSRVGPDHHFAMNPATWREMIDRTRELEYALGDGVKRVEANEQETVVIQRRALRAKTDIPAGTVLTDDHLEALRPCPEDGLAPYRQPDVVGRTATRDIPAGDHLRWTDLNSPS
- a CDS encoding GNAT family N-acetyltransferase, whose amino-acid sequence is MSGADTKNFYRGGMMDLTDYRLEAAQLDDSWDQFVDSSPQGTLFCQQVFLSALTGCFRPFYVLKKNEPKAAVLLMETSDARTDLHELVIHSGPMLAGPDPQQNRAQALSEEFRVLSFIAAELPEKFSAIALSTHPDLPDLRPFLWHNYGSDGPKYDCDLRYTAYLDITGADAAGPLNDNPVYKLANKSRRQEIRYAAKAGVTTVEEVDLGLFESFYEAVFERQGLTPEPTTKEVSGTMAALADAGLLRMFVSRTASGQPGSIAVFGLDARRAYYLYGANDPALRDGHTGTAVLWDAFCALAKDVREVDLEGVNSPMRGYFKLSFGAELRLYHHVRLGC
- the pseB gene encoding UDP-N-acetylglucosamine 4,6-dehydratase (inverting): MLNDKHILVTGGTGSFGRAFVKRVLDNYQPERLVVFSRDELKQSEMQQEFPESKFPAMRYFIGDVRDQSRLEMAMRGIDVVIHAAALKQVPAAEYNPFECIKTNIHGAENVVNASLHTGVKTVLALSTDKAANPINLYGATKLASDKIFVAANNLSGKGGARFSVVRYGNVMGSRGSVVPFWQKMIDEGATTLPVTDPRMTRFWITLPQGVDFVLNSLQRMIGGEVFVPKLPSMNVVDLARSMLPDCGIENVGIRPGEKLHEVMVPLEDARNTIEFEDYYVIEPNFQFWSRKGFTEEKGGKAVADDFEYNSGTNPWILTSDELREMLKASGKDA
- a CDS encoding glycosyltransferase, translated to MDRPELAIVIPALNEAATIGPVVKAATAFGQVFVVDDGSGDGTGDVARAAGAVVVRHETSCGYEASLGDGCAAASESGAKAVVTMDADGEHDPALLGEFRRLLIDEDVPLVLGVRPRRQRLAESIMGLLFRWRYGVSDALCGMKGYHLDLYRQNGGFDHVGGVGTELAVQSIRRGTRFHEIPVSGNRRVDRPRFGRALQSNLRIVCSLSRVMRLDAAKGQ
- a CDS encoding DUF4910 domain-containing protein; the encoded protein is MRPKASRMTDVTDNAGTAMHALMTELFPICRSLTGPGLRQTLSRFADFVPFTLHEVPSGTKCFDWTVPPEWIVRDAWVENSAGERVIDFQVNNLHLVGYSEPVDVTLSLTELKEHLHALPDLPDAIPYVTSYYRRYWGFCLTQKQLDQMPEDTYRAVVDTTLDDAGSLTYADLLIPGDSDEEILLSSYSCHPSMANNELSGPVLTTWLARYLMDLPQRRYSYRIVIVPETIGSIAYISRHLETLRRNVRAGYVVNCVGGPDQATFLESRTGDTLADRAALHVLNSREEPFKHWTYARRASDERQYCSPGVELPVASVLRSKYHDYPEYHTSLDDLDFVRPEHMQASYDLYVEIITTLEANRTYRATVPCEPQLGPRGLYPNLGDRTHQETALYDRMALLAYADGNTDLIEIAERNDSTVARLAEHIPALAENGLLLETGEGR